A region from the Flavobacterium enshiense genome encodes:
- a CDS encoding bifunctional metallophosphatase/5'-nucleotidase, with translation MKRRAFLKNTVASSALLTLGGLSLSSFDTPDLISVKTKKLTILHTNDVHSHIDPFPVTDPKNPNLGGVARRAAIIEKIRKEEENVLLLDAGDIFQGTPYFNYYGGELEFRLMSMLQYDVATMGNHDFDNGLDGFYAQLPHAKFDFVSANYDFKNTILNGLVKPYKILHKDGIKIGIFGLGIELQGLVNKQLYKETIYNNPVEIAQDMTRILKQENNCDLIICLSHLGYKYPNNPEKVCDVTVAQKTKDIDLIIGGHTHTFLDKPVIEKNIEGKEVLINQVGCYGLNLGRIDFYFDKKNKATSNSGRSIIV, from the coding sequence ATGAAAAGAAGAGCTTTTTTAAAAAATACCGTAGCAAGTTCAGCACTGTTAACCTTGGGAGGATTATCATTGAGCAGTTTCGATACCCCGGATTTGATATCGGTTAAAACCAAAAAACTGACCATACTTCACACCAATGATGTTCACAGCCACATCGACCCTTTTCCCGTCACTGATCCAAAAAATCCAAATCTGGGAGGCGTGGCAAGAAGAGCTGCGATCATAGAAAAAATACGAAAAGAAGAAGAAAATGTACTTCTGCTTGACGCAGGTGATATTTTTCAGGGAACCCCTTATTTCAATTACTATGGTGGCGAGTTGGAATTCAGATTAATGAGTATGCTTCAATATGATGTCGCCACTATGGGCAACCACGATTTCGATAATGGTTTAGATGGTTTTTACGCTCAACTGCCTCATGCAAAATTTGACTTTGTTTCTGCCAATTATGATTTTAAAAACACCATTCTGAACGGTCTTGTAAAACCATATAAAATCCTGCATAAAGACGGAATCAAGATTGGCATTTTCGGACTAGGGATTGAATTACAGGGATTGGTGAATAAACAACTTTACAAAGAAACTATTTATAACAACCCAGTAGAAATCGCCCAAGATATGACGCGCATCCTGAAACAGGAAAACAACTGTGACCTGATTATCTGCTTATCACACTTAGGTTATAAGTATCCCAATAATCCCGAAAAAGTCTGTGATGTAACTGTTGCGCAAAAAACAAAAGATATCGACTTAATCATCGGCGGTCATACTCATACTTTTCTTGACAAACCGGTGATTGAAAAAAACATTGAAGGAAAAGAAGTTCTGATCAATCAGGTAGGCTGTTACGGACTTAATTTAGGAAGGATTGATTTTTATTTCGACAAAAAGAACAAAGCAACATCAAATTCCGGCAGAAGCATTATAGTTTAG